One Cryptomeria japonica chromosome 9, Sugi_1.0, whole genome shotgun sequence genomic window carries:
- the LOC131073837 gene encoding small ribosomal subunit protein eS7-like has protein sequence MNAEKSGNTAYLNIIQLLEGNVGLIFTKGDLKEVREEVAKYKDDDMIATRRILRPPKKGSAAEIVGKRNRYRVDGSKIMKIYLDPKERNNTEYKLETFAGVCRKFCGKNEVFEYPLSEAS, from the coding sequence ATGAATGCCGAGAAGTCTGGCAATACAGCTTATTTGAACATCATCCAGTTGCTCGAGGGAAATGTTGGGCTTATTTTCACAAAAGGTGACTTGAAAGAGGTCCGCGAGGAAGTTGCAAAGTATAAGGACGATGATATGATTGCCACAAGGAGAATATTGAGGCCACCAAAGAAAGGCTCAGCTGCAGAGATTGTTGGGAAGCGAAATAGGTACCGTGTTGATGGCTCGAAGATAATGAAGATCTACCTAGATCCTAAGGAGCGGAATAACACAGAATACAAGTTGGAAACCTTTGCTGGTGTTTGCAGAAAATTTTGTGGGAAGAATGAGGTTTTTGAGTACCCTTTGTCAGAGGCTAGTTAA